In Halobaculum magnesiiphilum, the following proteins share a genomic window:
- a CDS encoding MFS transporter translates to MTNKIEQLILATVAFFWAFLMWFSTAAFSPSIGQFYGLTTGQLALLASSAIWLSPPGRVLAGWAADRFGAHNVFAFVLAATGGVSVLSAYASEVAFLSAFEVLFVERMVVASAGATFVVGIQHVAQWFDEHEIGTAEGLYAGTGNVGAGVGALLLPRIYGTNFSEAFLHLGLVAIGIAVVYKWRGRAARDRATAETARENTSLGDTLYVWTRYAAVGLMLAYAMSFGLEIAMNSWLPTYYADGFAGPISDLGFEGVAAVQTAAGTFAAVQSFNASLFRPFSGYMSDLWQRKGWTPYPVLSTSQEYSPRVHWLMTALICITVAMLALTAAGLAGLLPVSVVVLAVFGVTVSFGTGGVFAIVPVLFEDRPGTASGFVGGVSTSGGIVYPLVYGYVPNIHAGYAVVAVVFFVPIMAFYVWAMRHDDDPRDHGIGSARRWLGDRDGDGVAAAGGDD, encoded by the coding sequence ATGACTAACAAGATCGAGCAGCTGATCCTGGCGACGGTCGCGTTCTTCTGGGCGTTCCTCATGTGGTTCTCGACGGCCGCGTTCTCGCCCAGCATCGGGCAGTTCTACGGGCTGACGACGGGACAGCTGGCGCTGCTGGCGAGTTCGGCGATCTGGCTGTCGCCGCCGGGGCGCGTGCTCGCCGGCTGGGCCGCCGACCGCTTCGGCGCGCACAACGTCTTCGCGTTCGTGCTGGCGGCGACGGGCGGCGTCTCGGTGCTGTCGGCGTACGCCTCGGAGGTGGCGTTCCTCTCGGCGTTCGAGGTGCTGTTCGTCGAGCGGATGGTCGTCGCCAGCGCGGGCGCGACCTTCGTCGTCGGCATCCAGCACGTCGCCCAGTGGTTCGACGAACACGAGATCGGCACCGCCGAGGGGCTGTACGCCGGGACGGGCAACGTCGGCGCAGGCGTCGGCGCGCTGCTGCTCCCGCGTATCTACGGGACGAACTTCTCGGAGGCGTTCCTCCATCTGGGGCTCGTCGCGATCGGGATCGCCGTGGTCTACAAGTGGCGCGGGCGGGCCGCCCGCGACCGTGCGACCGCCGAGACGGCCAGGGAGAACACGTCGCTCGGGGACACGCTGTACGTCTGGACGCGCTACGCCGCCGTCGGGCTGATGCTGGCGTACGCGATGTCGTTCGGGCTGGAGATCGCGATGAACTCGTGGCTCCCCACCTACTACGCCGACGGGTTCGCCGGCCCCATCTCGGATCTGGGCTTCGAGGGCGTCGCGGCCGTCCAGACGGCCGCGGGGACGTTCGCGGCGGTTCAGTCGTTCAACGCCTCGCTGTTTCGGCCGTTCTCGGGGTACATGTCCGACCTGTGGCAGCGCAAGGGGTGGACGCCGTACCCAGTTCTCTCGACGAGCCAGGAGTACTCGCCGCGGGTCCACTGGCTGATGACGGCGCTGATCTGTATCACGGTCGCGATGCTGGCGCTGACGGCCGCCGGGCTGGCGGGCCTGCTGCCCGTCTCGGTGGTCGTGCTCGCCGTCTTCGGCGTGACCGTCAGCTTCGGCACCGGCGGTGTGTTCGCCATCGTGCCCGTGCTCTTCGAGGACCGCCCGGGCACCGCCTCGGGGTTCGTCGGCGGGGTCTCCACGAGCGGCGGGATCGTCTACCCGCTCGTGTACGGCTACGTCCCGAACATCCACGCGGGCTACGCCGTCGTGGCGGTGGTCTTCTTCGTCCCGATCATGGCCTTCTACGTGTGGGCGATGCGCCACGACGACGACCCGCGCGATCACGGGATCGGCTCGGCACGGCGCTGGCTCGGCGACCGTGACGGCGACGGCGTCGCAGCCGCGGGAGGTGACGACTGA
- the nasA gene encoding assimilatory nitrate reductase NasA, whose product MTDPVPTTCMRCAVGCGHLQIGVDAGYGVDSVRGDVSHPVNRGLACQRGISESADPDGEWLTRPLVREDGDLHPTTWDVALDRAVAGLRAASGGGPDGVAVLGSGQQTNEAAYALGKLARGGLGTRYYDANTTLCMASAVTAYYDAFGSDAPPCTYDDIDDAVTHVVWGANPAVAHPVMFRWIEQRAREDDARLIVVDPVETKTAGVADAHVASDPGTDLALARAVLARVVERDEVDEEFVAGATTGFESLRESLPSVESAAATAGLDPAVVDDLAAALTDPTLIYWGMGVNQSVQGTDTAAALIDLCLATGNLGPGTGPFSLTGQANSMGTRICSSKGSWPGQRPFDDPAERRLLAEAWDVPVDRLPDDPGPGPVGTVEAIEDGPVEAVYAVATNPVAGMPDAGAVRERLSDAFLVVQDAFHTETTALADVVLPAATWGESSGTTTNMERRVSRVRPATALPPDVRTDLDTITTLGERLAPGLFPATEPEAVFDEFAALTAGTPADCSGISYDRLDDAGAVRWPAPDARSEGGYRYRDGDGNGDGDGDEGRGEDAGSDDAGWAFETPSGRARFSSAVDGALAEPVDDDYPLTLTTAREADGYNTGVRSRGDVTDPAPLARAHPDTLAEAGLDGDATVDSDATADGDDTAEGDATATVASRRGAVPVRPEADPAVPRGLVWLPIHHPRTNELTLPETDPKSDEPNLKQCAVRLAPAASGTGESTDAAARDAAAADPEVIGDD is encoded by the coding sequence GTGACCGATCCCGTCCCCACGACCTGCATGCGGTGTGCGGTCGGCTGCGGCCACCTCCAGATCGGGGTCGACGCGGGCTACGGCGTCGACTCCGTCCGCGGCGACGTGTCCCACCCCGTGAACCGCGGCCTCGCGTGCCAGCGCGGGATCAGCGAGTCGGCAGACCCCGACGGCGAGTGGCTCACCCGGCCGCTCGTGCGCGAGGACGGCGACCTGCACCCGACGACGTGGGACGTGGCGCTCGACCGCGCGGTCGCGGGGCTGCGTGCGGCCAGCGGCGGCGGCCCCGACGGCGTCGCCGTGCTCGGCAGCGGCCAGCAGACGAACGAGGCGGCGTACGCGCTCGGGAAGCTCGCGCGCGGCGGCCTCGGCACGCGCTACTACGACGCCAACACGACGCTGTGCATGGCGAGCGCGGTGACGGCATACTACGACGCCTTCGGCAGCGACGCGCCGCCATGCACCTACGACGACATCGACGACGCGGTCACTCACGTCGTCTGGGGCGCCAACCCCGCGGTCGCCCATCCGGTCATGTTCCGGTGGATCGAACAGCGCGCCCGCGAGGACGACGCCCGGCTGATCGTCGTCGACCCGGTGGAAACGAAGACCGCGGGCGTCGCCGACGCGCACGTCGCCTCCGATCCCGGGACGGACCTCGCGCTCGCGCGGGCCGTGCTCGCCCGGGTCGTCGAGCGCGACGAGGTGGACGAGGAGTTCGTCGCCGGGGCGACGACCGGCTTCGAGTCCCTACGGGAGTCGCTCCCGTCGGTCGAGTCGGCGGCCGCGACTGCCGGCCTCGACCCCGCGGTCGTGGACGACCTCGCCGCCGCCCTCACGGACCCCACCCTGATCTACTGGGGGATGGGCGTGAACCAGAGCGTGCAGGGCACCGACACCGCCGCCGCACTGATCGATCTCTGTCTCGCGACGGGGAACCTCGGCCCGGGAACGGGTCCGTTCTCGCTGACGGGACAGGCGAACTCGATGGGGACGCGGATCTGTTCCTCGAAGGGCTCCTGGCCCGGCCAGCGCCCGTTCGACGACCCGGCCGAGCGCCGCCTGCTGGCCGAGGCGTGGGACGTACCCGTCGACCGCCTCCCCGACGACCCCGGGCCCGGCCCGGTCGGGACCGTCGAGGCCATCGAGGACGGCCCCGTCGAGGCGGTGTACGCGGTCGCGACGAACCCGGTCGCGGGGATGCCCGACGCGGGCGCGGTGCGCGAGCGGCTCTCTGACGCCTTCCTCGTCGTGCAGGACGCCTTCCACACCGAGACGACCGCCCTCGCGGACGTGGTATTGCCGGCGGCGACGTGGGGGGAGTCCTCGGGGACGACGACGAACATGGAGCGGCGGGTGTCGCGGGTGCGGCCCGCGACCGCCCTCCCGCCGGACGTGCGCACCGACCTCGACACGATCACGACGCTCGGGGAGCGCCTCGCCCCGGGGCTGTTCCCCGCGACCGAACCCGAGGCGGTCTTCGATGAGTTCGCCGCGCTGACGGCGGGCACCCCGGCCGACTGCTCGGGTATCTCCTACGACCGCCTCGACGACGCCGGCGCGGTGCGGTGGCCCGCACCCGACGCGCGCTCGGAGGGCGGCTACCGCTACCGCGACGGCGACGGAAACGGGGACGGTGACGGCGACGAAGGCAGGGGCGAGGACGCCGGAAGCGACGACGCCGGCTGGGCGTTCGAGACGCCCTCGGGTCGCGCGCGCTTCTCCTCGGCCGTCGACGGCGCGCTGGCGGAGCCGGTCGACGATGACTACCCGCTCACGCTGACCACCGCCCGCGAGGCCGACGGCTACAACACCGGCGTCCGCTCGCGCGGGGACGTGACCGACCCCGCGCCGCTCGCGCGGGCCCATCCCGACACCCTCGCGGAGGCGGGGCTGGACGGGGACGCGACCGTCGACAGCGATGCGACCGCCGACGGCGACGATACCGCCGAGGGCGACGCGACCGCGACGGTCGCCTCGCGCCGCGGGGCGGTGCCGGTGCGGCCGGAGGCCGACCCGGCGGTCCCGCGCGGGCTGGTCTGGCTGCCGATCCACCACCCGCGCACGAACGAGCTGACGCTGCCGGAGACGGACCCGAAGTCCGACGAGCCGAACCTGAAACAGTGCGCGGTTCGGCTGGCGCCGGCGGCGTCCGGGACGGGCGAGTCGACCGACGCCGCCGCGCGCGACGCCGCCGCGGCCGACCCGGAGGTGATCGGCGATGACTAA
- a CDS encoding DUF2391 family protein, whose translation MTDSDAPGRRHDDGGVPDDDGDAPNEPDPTGATEPTVEDLIEDLETLEGVVDDTDERRKVREAMRTARTLSPPRSSVFGKVVRGFDRGDIAEAFLGSVLFGVPMLVEGGTTEVGAYLAANPAYLVGTAVVTVLLVVGIIYVADFQDVRVHRPILGVVPRRLVGVLGVAALTAVLGLTAWGRVDWADPAVTLGSVLVAAVPMAVGAALGDLLPG comes from the coding sequence ATGACCGACAGCGACGCACCGGGGCGCCGACACGACGACGGGGGTGTTCCGGACGATGACGGGGATGCCCCGAACGAACCCGATCCTACCGGGGCGACTGAACCGACCGTCGAGGACCTGATCGAGGACCTGGAGACGTTGGAGGGGGTCGTCGACGACACGGACGAGCGCCGGAAAGTGCGCGAGGCGATGCGGACGGCACGGACCCTGTCGCCCCCGAGGTCCTCGGTGTTCGGGAAGGTCGTCCGCGGGTTCGACCGCGGCGACATCGCGGAGGCGTTCCTCGGGAGCGTGCTGTTCGGGGTCCCGATGCTCGTCGAGGGCGGGACGACGGAGGTCGGGGCGTACCTGGCCGCCAACCCGGCGTATCTCGTCGGAACCGCTGTGGTGACGGTCCTGTTGGTCGTCGGTATCATCTACGTCGCGGACTTCCAGGACGTGCGCGTCCACCGGCCGATCCTCGGCGTCGTCCCCCGGCGGCTGGTCGGCGTCCTCGGCGTCGCCGCGCTCACGGCGGTCCTCGGCCTGACCGCGTGGGGGCGGGTCGACTGGGCCGACCCCGCGGTCACGCTCGGGAGCGTCCTCGTCGCCGCGGTTCCGATGGCGGTGGGTGCGGCGCTGGGGGACCTGTTGCCGGGATAG
- a CDS encoding acyl-CoA thioesterase, with translation MTFETTVPVRYRDLDPMGHVNNAVYATYFEAVRTAFFREVVGIELADSQAALASLSIDFRAPIEGTGTVRAVLDVTDVGTTSLTFGYELHYEDRLVAEGQTVQVAVGEDGPEPLPESVREAGERHLVE, from the coding sequence ATGACCTTCGAGACGACGGTTCCGGTCCGCTACCGCGACCTCGATCCGATGGGCCACGTGAACAACGCCGTCTACGCGACCTACTTCGAGGCGGTGCGCACCGCCTTCTTCCGCGAGGTGGTCGGCATCGAGCTCGCCGACTCGCAGGCGGCGCTGGCGTCGCTCTCGATCGACTTTCGCGCCCCCATCGAGGGGACCGGGACGGTCCGTGCGGTCCTCGACGTGACCGACGTGGGGACGACCAGCCTCACGTTCGGGTACGAACTGCACTACGAGGACCGTCTCGTCGCCGAGGGCCAGACCGTCCAGGTCGCGGTCGGCGAGGACGGCCCCGAGCCGCTTCCGGAGTCGGTTCGCGAGGCCGGCGAGCGGCACCTCGTCGAGTAA
- a CDS encoding fluoride efflux transporter FluC → MSRDPRVLTLALVAVGGAAGASARRAVGGALPGLWGTLAANVSGSLLLGVLLYEALRTDRMGDRTRTLLATGVLSSYTTYSTFMVETARAEPVVGVAYLLASYGLGIAAALVGRDLAARVDPRADREVRV, encoded by the coding sequence ATGTCGCGGGACCCTCGGGTGCTCACGCTCGCGCTCGTCGCGGTCGGCGGCGCTGCGGGCGCGTCGGCCCGCCGCGCCGTCGGCGGGGCCCTCCCGGGGCTGTGGGGAACGCTCGCGGCGAACGTCTCGGGGAGCCTGCTGCTGGGCGTTCTCCTGTACGAGGCGCTTCGCACCGACCGGATGGGCGACCGGACGCGGACGCTGCTGGCAACGGGGGTGCTCTCGTCGTATACCACCTACAGTACCTTCATGGTCGAGACGGCGCGGGCGGAGCCGGTCGTCGGCGTCGCGTACCTCCTCGCCAGCTACGGACTGGGGATCGCGGCCGCGCTCGTCGGCCGCGACCTCGCAGCCAGGGTCGACCCGCGCGCCGACCGGGAGGTGCGGGTATGA
- the aceA gene encoding isocitrate lyase, which yields MHPSELDQDVFTKDIDNPQGAKLRRMLDEQDYVFAPGMYHALDARLAEMAGLDAAYMSGYSTVLGQFGFPDLEMVTMTEMVENAKRMVEATNLPVIADCDTGYGGTHNVRRAVREYEKAGVAAVHIEDQTTPKRCGHIAGKQIVSREQARSRFEAAVDAKQSEDTVVIARTDAYGSANGDWEEHLERGRIYADAGVDLVWPEMPDPSREDAVEYAETIHETHPDLDLAFNYSSSFEWGAEEDPLTFEELGDLGYTYQFITLYALHSGAHAVYEDMQNIAENGAEAQWDLEERYIGHETESHHALSFVDRYQDIETQFDPEAEERIEESAGFAEDRSEPITSNDDD from the coding sequence ATGCACCCCTCAGAACTCGACCAGGACGTCTTCACGAAGGACATCGACAACCCCCAGGGCGCGAAGCTGCGCCGGATGCTCGACGAGCAGGACTACGTCTTCGCCCCCGGGATGTACCACGCGCTCGACGCCCGGCTGGCGGAGATGGCCGGCCTCGACGCCGCGTACATGTCGGGCTACTCCACCGTCCTGGGGCAGTTCGGCTTCCCGGACCTGGAGATGGTGACGATGACCGAGATGGTCGAGAACGCCAAACGCATGGTCGAGGCGACGAACCTCCCGGTCATCGCCGACTGCGACACCGGCTACGGCGGCACCCACAACGTCCGCCGCGCCGTCCGCGAGTACGAGAAGGCCGGCGTCGCGGCCGTCCACATCGAGGACCAGACGACGCCCAAGCGCTGCGGCCACATCGCGGGCAAGCAGATCGTCTCCCGCGAGCAGGCGCGCTCGCGCTTCGAGGCGGCCGTCGACGCCAAGCAAAGCGAGGACACGGTCGTCATCGCCCGCACCGACGCCTACGGCTCGGCCAACGGCGACTGGGAGGAGCACCTCGAACGCGGGCGCATCTACGCCGACGCCGGCGTCGACCTCGTCTGGCCCGAGATGCCCGACCCCTCGCGCGAGGACGCCGTCGAGTACGCCGAGACGATCCACGAGACGCACCCCGACCTGGATCTCGCGTTCAACTACTCGTCCTCGTTCGAGTGGGGCGCCGAGGAGGACCCGCTCACGTTCGAGGAACTGGGCGATCTGGGCTACACCTACCAGTTCATCACCCTCTACGCGCTGCACTCGGGCGCCCACGCCGTCTACGAGGACATGCAGAACATCGCCGAGAACGGCGCCGAGGCGCAGTGGGACCTGGAGGAGCGCTACATCGGCCACGAGACCGAGAGCCACCACGCGCTCTCGTTCGTCGACCGCTACCAGGACATCGAGACGCAGTTCGACCCCGAGGCCGAGGAGCGCATCGAGGAGTCCGCCGGCTTCGCTGAGGACCGCTCGGAGCCGATCACCTCGAACGACGACGACTGA
- the crcB gene encoding fluoride efflux transporter CrcB — MSSATAAALGAAFDTTALGGVLQSTALGVALQTAGLSAVPDPALVAVGGAVGAVARYLLGSAVDRESFPLGTLTVNVLGSFLLGLLVFHPVGGDALLLVGTGACGAFTTFSSFSVATVQLWDRGDRGRAVAFVAGNTLIAGGAVGLAAVLVGAV; from the coding sequence ATGAGCTCCGCGACCGCCGCCGCGCTCGGGGCCGCCTTCGACACGACCGCGCTGGGGGGCGTCCTCCAGTCGACCGCGCTCGGGGTTGCCCTCCAGACGGCCGGGCTCTCGGCGGTTCCCGACCCCGCGCTCGTCGCCGTCGGCGGCGCCGTCGGCGCCGTCGCCCGGTACCTGCTGGGCTCGGCGGTCGACCGCGAGTCGTTCCCGCTGGGGACGCTGACGGTGAACGTCCTCGGGAGCTTCCTGCTCGGACTGCTCGTCTTCCACCCCGTCGGCGGCGACGCGCTCCTGCTGGTCGGGACGGGCGCCTGCGGCGCCTTCACCACCTTCTCGTCGTTCTCGGTGGCGACGGTGCAGTTGTGGGACCGCGGCGACCGCGGTCGCGCCGTCGCCTTCGTCGCCGGCAACACCCTCATCGCGGGCGGCGCGGTCGGGCTCGCGGCCGTCCTCGTCGGCGCGGTGTGA
- a CDS encoding universal stress protein: MSRRVLVALDQSDQSTKALDHALAVHGDETLVLVNVVDPTRWVSAGDGEGMDPYYSKELEESAKEASDELLESAAERARDRGVDVETVRLVGGPAQSILEYLDDEGDDIDQVVMGSHGRRGLTRVLMGSVAEKVTRRSSVPVTVVR, encoded by the coding sequence ATGTCACGACGCGTTCTCGTCGCGCTCGATCAGTCCGATCAGTCCACGAAGGCGCTGGACCACGCGCTGGCGGTCCACGGGGACGAGACGCTCGTGCTCGTCAACGTCGTCGACCCCACACGGTGGGTGTCCGCCGGCGACGGCGAGGGCATGGACCCGTACTACTCGAAGGAGCTTGAGGAGTCGGCGAAGGAGGCGAGCGACGAACTGCTCGAATCGGCCGCCGAGCGCGCCCGCGACCGCGGCGTCGACGTGGAGACCGTCCGGCTGGTCGGCGGACCCGCCCAGTCCATCCTCGAGTACCTCGACGACGAGGGCGACGACATCGATCAGGTGGTGATGGGGAGCCACGGGCGCAGGGGGCTCACCCGCGTGCTCATGGGCAGCGTCGCCGAGAAGGTGACGCGGCGGTCGTCGGTTCCGGTGACGGTCGTTCGCTGA
- the gcvPB gene encoding aminomethyl-transferring glycine dehydrogenase subunit GcvPB, with amino-acid sequence MNYDQARYGDDDRNEPLLSEKDSTEVDPGEGSALPDELTRDSLELPGLSEPELARHYTRLSQMNWSVEAGPYPLGSCTMKYNPSFADDVAADPNAAVHPDRDPETVQGNLELLYGLQEYLATIGGMDAVTLQPPAGAAGEFTGIAVAKAYHERNGNDRSEVIVPASAHGTNFATAAMAGYDVVELPSGEDGRVDVEALEAAVSDDTAALMLTNPNTVGLFERDIVEIAEIVHDAGGLLYYDGANLNALLGRARPGDMGFDIMHYNVHKTFATPHGGGGPGAGPVGVVDELAEFLPRPRVRKAGEAGRIGAADGSDTATAADGGALAGHDHDHGNADDNEEGDSYELFDPEHSIGKVHGFSGNWLVLIRAYAYIRRLGDEGLLDASAKAVLNANYLADLLDLEVPYGPFHHEFAATAGERDAADVAKGMLDYGVHPPTTKWPEMVPEAMLTEPTEVENKRSLEDLANAFNEAFADTDEELHAAPTKTASRRVDQTSAARNPRLSWHALDESRNASENANGE; translated from the coding sequence ATGAACTATGACCAGGCCCGCTACGGCGACGACGACCGCAACGAGCCGCTGTTGTCGGAGAAGGACTCGACCGAGGTCGACCCCGGCGAGGGCTCCGCGCTCCCGGACGAGCTGACGCGCGACTCGCTGGAGCTGCCCGGGCTGTCGGAGCCGGAGCTGGCGCGCCACTACACCCGCCTGTCGCAGATGAACTGGAGCGTCGAGGCGGGGCCGTACCCGCTGGGCTCGTGTACGATGAAGTACAACCCCTCGTTCGCCGACGACGTTGCGGCCGACCCGAACGCGGCAGTCCACCCGGACCGCGACCCCGAGACGGTGCAGGGGAATCTCGAACTCCTCTACGGGCTCCAGGAGTACCTCGCGACCATCGGCGGGATGGACGCGGTGACGCTCCAGCCGCCCGCGGGCGCCGCCGGCGAGTTCACCGGCATCGCCGTCGCGAAGGCGTACCACGAGCGCAACGGCAACGACCGCAGCGAGGTGATCGTCCCGGCCTCGGCCCACGGCACCAACTTCGCCACCGCGGCGATGGCCGGCTACGACGTGGTCGAACTCCCCTCCGGCGAGGACGGCCGCGTCGACGTGGAGGCGCTGGAGGCGGCCGTGAGCGACGACACCGCCGCGCTGATGCTCACCAACCCCAACACGGTGGGGCTGTTCGAGCGCGACATCGTCGAGATAGCCGAGATCGTCCACGACGCGGGCGGGCTGCTCTACTACGACGGCGCGAACCTCAACGCGCTGCTCGGGCGCGCCCGTCCCGGCGACATGGGCTTCGACATCATGCACTACAACGTCCACAAGACGTTCGCCACGCCCCACGGCGGCGGCGGTCCCGGCGCCGGGCCGGTCGGCGTCGTCGATGAACTGGCGGAGTTCCTGCCGCGGCCCAGAGTTCGGAAAGCCGGCGAGGCGGGACGGATCGGCGCCGCCGACGGATCCGATACCGCCACCGCCGCCGACGGCGGCGCGCTGGCGGGTCACGACCACGACCACGGCAACGCGGACGACAACGAAGAGGGGGACTCGTACGAGCTGTTCGACCCCGAGCACTCCATCGGCAAGGTACACGGCTTCTCGGGCAACTGGCTCGTGTTGATCCGGGCGTACGCGTACATCCGCCGGCTCGGCGACGAGGGACTGCTCGACGCCTCCGCGAAGGCGGTACTCAACGCCAACTACCTCGCGGACCTGCTCGACCTGGAGGTGCCGTACGGGCCGTTCCACCACGAGTTCGCCGCCACCGCGGGCGAGCGCGACGCCGCCGACGTGGCGAAGGGGATGCTCGATTACGGCGTCCACCCGCCGACGACGAAGTGGCCCGAGATGGTGCCCGAGGCGATGCTGACGGAACCGACCGAGGTCGAGAACAAGCGCTCGCTGGAGGACCTGGCGAACGCCTTCAACGAGGCGTTCGCCGACACCGACGAGGAGCTGCACGCGGCGCCGACGAAGACGGCGTCGCGTCGCGTCGACCAGACCTCAGCGGCGCGGAACCCGCGGCTCTCTTGGCACGCACTGGACGAGTCGCGCAACGCCTCGGAGAACGCGAACGGGGAGTGA
- a CDS encoding cold-shock protein, producing the protein MANGKVDFFNDTGGYGFISTEDEDDDVFFHMEDVGGPDLTEGEEIEFDIEQAPKGPRATNVVRN; encoded by the coding sequence ATGGCAAACGGAAAGGTTGACTTCTTCAACGACACTGGCGGCTACGGTTTCATTTCTACCGAGGACGAGGACGACGACGTGTTCTTCCACATGGAGGACGTTGGCGGTCCGGATCTGACGGAGGGTGAGGAGATCGAATTCGACATCGAACAGGCCCCGAAGGGCCCGCGCGCGACGAACGTCGTCCGCAACTAA
- the gcvPA gene encoding aminomethyl-transferring glycine dehydrogenase subunit GcvPA has protein sequence MSGRSAGASGSPFAPHTADETAAMLDALGVDEEADLFDIPDEVAFDGEFGIPQRGERAVVGDLRETFARNDDLTEFLGRGHYSHYVPAVVDDLSSRSEFLTSYTQYQPEITQGFLQALFEYQSILVELTGLPVANCSMYDAATALAEAALLSDRVRSTSGSTVLVPGDLRDGKRATLDNYVDGSDLSVETYPYDDNTADLDALAELVGEDTAFVYAETPTVTGAIEPDLAAVGDLADEHDALFCVGSDPVALSLLEEPASVGADVVVGEAGVLGLPASYGMGLGLFACREEYLRQVPGRLVGESEDADDRRAFTLTLQTREQHIRKERATSNICTNQAWVALRAAMHAAYLGPDGLVDLAEDCVRDAASVAASLDALDGVEAPLDDRHHFREFTVGVDDAPGVAAGLEEHGFAVHTLDDETLQVCVTDLNVDAADDLVAAFAEVTA, from the coding sequence ATGAGCGGACGCAGCGCGGGAGCGAGCGGCTCGCCGTTCGCCCCCCACACCGCCGACGAGACGGCGGCGATGCTCGACGCGCTCGGCGTCGACGAGGAGGCCGACCTGTTCGACATCCCCGACGAGGTCGCCTTCGACGGCGAGTTCGGCATCCCACAGCGCGGCGAGCGGGCGGTCGTCGGCGACCTCCGGGAGACGTTCGCGCGCAACGACGACCTCACCGAGTTCCTCGGTCGCGGGCACTACTCCCACTACGTCCCCGCGGTCGTCGACGACCTCTCCTCGCGCTCGGAGTTCCTCACGAGCTACACGCAGTACCAGCCGGAGATCACCCAGGGGTTCCTCCAGGCGCTGTTCGAGTACCAGTCGATCCTCGTCGAGCTGACGGGGCTGCCGGTCGCCAACTGCTCGATGTACGACGCCGCGACGGCGCTCGCGGAGGCGGCGCTGTTGTCCGACCGGGTTCGCTCGACCTCCGGTTCGACCGTGCTCGTCCCCGGGGACCTGCGCGACGGCAAGCGCGCCACGTTGGACAACTACGTCGACGGCTCGGACCTCTCGGTCGAGACGTACCCCTACGACGACAACACGGCCGACCTCGACGCGCTCGCGGAGCTGGTCGGCGAGGACACCGCGTTCGTCTACGCGGAGACGCCGACCGTAACGGGCGCCATCGAGCCCGACCTGGCGGCCGTCGGCGACCTCGCCGACGAGCACGACGCGCTCTTTTGCGTCGGCTCGGACCCGGTCGCGCTGTCGCTGCTGGAGGAACCGGCATCCGTCGGCGCCGACGTGGTCGTCGGCGAGGCGGGCGTGCTCGGCCTGCCCGCGAGCTACGGGATGGGCCTCGGGCTGTTCGCCTGTCGCGAGGAGTACCTGCGGCAGGTGCCCGGCCGGCTCGTCGGCGAGAGCGAGGACGCCGACGACCGCCGGGCGTTCACGCTGACGCTGCAGACCAGAGAACAGCACATCCGCAAGGAGCGGGCCACCTCGAACATCTGCACGAACCAGGCGTGGGTGGCGCTGCGGGCGGCGATGCACGCGGCGTACCTCGGCCCAGACGGACTTGTCGATCTGGCCGAGGACTGCGTCCGCGACGCCGCCTCGGTTGCGGCCTCGCTCGACGCGCTCGACGGCGTCGAGGCGCCGCTCGACGACCGCCATCACTTCCGTGAGTTCACGGTCGGCGTGGACGACGCGCCCGGCGTCGCTGCTGGGCTCGAAGAACACGGCTTCGCCGTCCACACACTCGACGACGAGACGCTGCAGGTGTGCGTGACCGACCTGAACGTCGACGCGGCCGACGACCTGGTCGCCGCGTTCGCGGAGGTGACAGCATGA